The Tepidisphaeraceae bacterium genomic sequence CCACGCTCATGGGCCTGCTGTCCCGTCGCGTCACCGCGACGCACGGCAACGTGCGCGTGGATGGCCAGGTCGCAACGATCCACCAAGACCTGCGTTTAGTGAAACAGCGGACCGCACTGCAGAACGTGCTGCATGGCTGCATGGGCCGGCACAACCTGCTGCGCACGCTGGTGCGCTTCCCCGCTGCCGAGCGGAAGCGGGCGACCGAGCTGCTGCGGCGCGTGGGACTGTCGCATCGATTGAACTCACCCGTCGGCCGGCTGAGCGGTGGTGAACAGCAGCGCGTCGCGATCGCGCGTGCGCTCATGCAGGACCCCGCGATCCTCGTGGCCGACGAACCGGTGGCGTCGCTCGATAACGCCAACGCGCGTTCGATCATGCGACTGCTGAGCGACCTACAGAAGGAACACGGCATCACGCTCGTCACGGTGCTGCACGACTGCACGCTCGCCGAGACGTTCGCCGACCGCATTATCGGCATCGAGGCGGGCAGGATCGTGCACGACGACGTCGCGTGCGACGGTCAACTGGAGGCGCGCGACAACGTAACTTCTGGGTTGCGCGGTTTTCGCCGGTTTGAGGCCTGCCGTGCATGCGAGTCGTTCGACTCGCTGTCTCCCCTGATCGCCGATGCCAAACCCACTGTCGTAAGCCGCGCCACACCGTGGCTCTGGGCGATCGCGGCGGTCATCACGCTGGCGGCATACGCGTGGGCAATCGCGGGGCTGGAGATGGGTGGCCGGGCGGCGCAGGGGTGGCTTGAGAACGTGACGGCGTTCGCGGGGCGCATGCTGCCCAAGTCGTGGGCGCAGTTCAGGCAGATCGACTGGTGGACGCTCTGGTCCGCGATGGTCGCCACGCTGCAGATGACGCTCGTCGGCACGACGCTGGCGGTGCTGATCTCCTGGCCACTTGCGGCGCTTGCGGCCCGCAACGTCGGGCCGGGCTGGTTGCGACCGATCACCCGCTTCGGCTTAAACGCGATCCGTAGCGTGCCGTCGATCCTCTGGGCGCTGCTGTTCGTCGCCGCCGTCGGCCTGGGGGCGTTCGCCGGTGTGCTGGCGCTGGTCGCTTATTCCATCGGCTACCTGACGAAGTTCTACTACGAAGCGTTCGAGGCGGTCGACCCCGGCGCCCCGGACGCGCTGAAGGAGATCGGCGCTGGTGGCCTGCAGCGCTTTCTGCACGCCGTCTGGCCCGCCGGCCGGGCCGCGGTGCTGTCGAGCAGTTTGTTCATGCTCGAGTACAACGTGCGAGCCGCCAGCGTGTTGGGCATCGTGGGCGCAGGTGGCATCGGCTACGAGCTGAAGCTGCACGTCGACTACGGCAACTTCCACGTCGTCGGCGCGATCCTGCTGATGTTGGTCGCGCTCGTGCTCGTGCTGGATGCAATCTCCAGCCGGCTCCGGGCAAAGTTGATGGCGTAGGGGAAGTGCCGTTGACCAACGGCAGGCTGTCGTTAATTGGTCATCGGTGCTTGAACATTCACTGATGGGAAGGCCGCGCATTTCGTAATCCTGAGCGGGTGTTAAAGAACAGTGCCGCGTCCGCTCCGACCCTGGCATGGACGCCAGAGCCCATGCGTGTCGTGGGGCCGGAAGATTCGATTTTGCGCCTGCGGCTTGGTCAGCGCAGCGCCCGCAAATGACATTTCCCGTTCCAGTCCACAGGCATGGGCTCTGGCGTCCATGCCACGTGAAAGGCAAACGCGAGCATGTTCCTTAACACCCTCTGAGGTACGCCGAAGGATCTCCCCCCGTATTCAAGCGTGGAACGGAAGAGATCCTTCGGAGTACCTCAGGATGACGAGTTACGCCGTTTACGTCAGTTCATTCGGGTTTGGTCATTGGTCATTCCTGAACCTCCCGCGGGACCAGAAGCGCCTCCCGTGCTATAACCCCCCTCCTATGTCTGAACGCACCGATGGACCCCTGGGCGACAGCCCGGCGATCCAGGCCCCGAAAGGGGCGCTATTTTCGATATTTCTCATTGTCCTGGTCGATTTTCTCGGCTTTGGGCTGATCATTCCGTTGTTGCCATTCTACGTGCCAGATTACGCCGAGAACCCGATGAAGGTCGCGCTGATCTTCTCGATCTACTCGGTCTGCCAGTTCGTCGGTGCGCCGATTTTGGGTTCGCTGTCCGACCGCTATGGCCGTCGACCGGTATTGATCTTTTCGCAGATCGGTAGCGCCGCGGGGTACGTGCTGCTGGGCGTGGCGTCGATGCCGGGATGGTTCGACCCGCAGACGCGGCTGATGCTGGTCTACCTGTCGCGCGTGATCGACGGCTTCACCGGTGGCAACGTCGCGACCGCGCAGGCCTACATCTCCGACGTCACCACATCGGAAAACCGCGCCAAAGGCATGGGCATGCTCGGGGCGGCGTTCGGGATCGGCTTTTGCCTTGGGCCCTTCCTCGGTGGCGTGCTGGGGGCATACAACGTCAGCTGGCCCGCCTACGCCGCCGCCCTGCTGGCAACGCTGGCGGCGGTCACCACGTTCTTCAAGCTGCCCGAATCGCACACCAACCGCTCGACCACGGCTCGCTCGCAACATTGGCTGAGCCCCAAGCGCGTCCTGCCCGTGTTGAAGAAGCCAATCGTCGGCCAACTGCTGTTGATCGCGTTCGTCTCGATGGCGGCGTTCGTGATCATGGAAGCGACCGTCGGCCTGTTCCTGGCCAAGATCTGGGAGATAGAGGACCAGAAGACCGCTGCCCGCTTGACCGGGTGGTTCTTCGGATACGTCGGCCTGATCATCGTGATCGTGCAAGGCGGCCTGATCGGTCGGTTGACGACGCGCTTCGGTGAGTGGCGGCTGGCGATCGCCGGTGCGCTGTTCGTCGCGGTTGGGATGGGGTTCTACATCAGCGCCGGTTGGTGGCCGACGATCTTGATGATCGCGCTCGCCGGCGCCACCAATGCGATCGGCCGCAGCTTACAGGGGCCGACGCTGTCGTCGCTCATCAGCAAGTACAGCGACCCGCGGGAACAGGGCGTGGTCTTCGGTTTGTACCACGGCCTGTCGAGCATGGCCCGCGTAATCGGCCCCTTATTGGCAGGCCTGACCTACCCCTACCTGCACAACACCGGCCAATACTGGACGGCCGGCTTCATCGTGCTGATCGTCGCAGCCTGGACGGTTATCGTCCGCGCCCAAGCCCACGCGCCGGCAGGCGACACGATCAACAACCAATCCGTCGCCCAAGCCGCGGTGGCGGAGATCGAGTGAGGTGAAGTTCGTTTTGAAACAGCTCACGCGTTTCCCGTCAGAACCTCCACTGTCATCGTGAGAGGGTGTTCAATATCACTGCCGAGACCGCCTTTACCGTGGCATGGGCGTCTCGCCCATGCGTGCAGTTGTGGCGAGCGGCTTCATTTGTTGGTGCCGGCGCGTCCGAAGCAAGTGGCATAAATAGCGCCTTCTGCCCTGCTGACATGCATGGGCGAGACGCCCATGCCACGGTCGGAACGAGCGCCGCCGTGTTATTTTATTAGCTATGAGGTACTCCGAAGGATCTCTTCCGTGTGCGCGTAGGTCGGCAGAGAACGCGAAGGTGCGAAGGCAGACGCGAAGATTGGCGAAGGGTGTTGCGCGATTCTTCTTCAACCGCGCACCGGGAGCGTAGAAGTGGATAGCGCGCTCTTTGACAACTGAATACGCGGTGCCGGTAGCGCTCACCGGCGGGCCTTGCGATCACCCGATGGTGCACAATGGTGCAAAATGGTGCACGGATTCACGTTTTCGCTTGCCCAAACTGCCGCCGCGACCAAGCGTCGTCCCTCTTCGTCGCGGTCCTTCGCATCCTCCTTCGCGCGTTCGCGTTCTCTTCCACGTCCGCCGTTGCGCCAGCGGCGATCAGTGAAAGTCGCGCGAGCGAACCTGATGCGGGGCGATCATCTGTTGCAGGTCGTGCATGCGTTTGACCATCACGTGGATCACCTGCCCCTGCCGTTGCACGTAACCGTCGGCCGCCACCATCTGGGCATGGCGGGCGGCGGGACGGTAGCGGTCGAAGATGTCGGGCTTGATGATCAGGTTGACGATGCCCGTCTCGTCCTCGATCGTCTCGAACACGATGCCCGCCGCCGTACCGGGGCGCTGGCGGATCAGCACGAGGCCGGCCACCTTCACCCACGTGCCCTGCCGTCGCTGGTTCAACTGCGCCGCGGTGATGATCTTTATCCGCGTTAGTTCAGCGCGCAGCAGGCCGACCGGGTGACCTTTCAGCGACAGGCCGATCGTGTGGTAATCGGTGCGGACCTCCTGCTCGAGCGGCATGGGTGGCAGGAACAGGGACAGCTGTTCGCCCGGCGCCAGCGCCGGTTGTACGCCGGGCAATGGGGCGCGATGTTCGGGCAGTGCCAGCGACGCCCACAGCGCTTGCCGTCGGCCGAGCGATAGCGACCCGAACGCATCCGCCTCCGACAATCGCTCGATCGCCGACACCGGCAGGTTCGTTCGCTCGTGAAACGCGTCGACCGACGCAAACGCGCCGCCGACGTCCCGCGCCTGCACGATCTGCTGCGCGTGGGCGACGCGGAACCCCCGCACCATGCGAAACCCCAACCGCACCACCGGTCCGCCTTGGCCCCACGTGCGTTTGTGATCCGCGTCGGCGGCGTAACCGACCGGCACGTCTTCCAGGGTGCAGTCCCAGTCGCTGTGGTTCACGTCGACCGGGCGCACCGTCACGCCGTGCTCGCGGGCGTCGCGCACGATCTGGGCGGGCGCGTAGAAGCCCATGGGCTGGCTGTTCAACAGCGCCGCGCAGAAGGCCGCCGGGTGGTAGCGCTTCAGCCAGCAACTGGCGTACACCAGCAGTGCGAAACTGGCCGAGTGGCTTTCCGGGAAGCCGTACTCGCCGAAGCCGCGCAGTTGGTTGAAGCACTGTTCGGCGTACTGTGGCGTGTAACCGTTGGCGACCATGCCGTCGACGATCTTCCGGCCGAACGTCTCCATCGCCCCGCCGCGCTTCCACGCCGCCATCGCCCGGCGAAAGCGGTCGGCCTCTTCGGCGCTGAAGCCCGCGCCCACCATGGCGACGCGCATCGCCTGTTCCTGGAACAACGGCACGCCGAGCGTTTTGCCCAGCACCTGTTCCAGCGCCTTGCTGGGATAAGTGACCTGCTCGTCGCCGTTGCGCCGGCGGAGGTAGGGGTGGACCATGTCGCCCTGAATGGGCCCCGGGCGCACGATCGCGACCTCGATCACCAGGTCGTAGAACTTGCGCGGGCGCAAGCGCGGCAGCATCGACATCTGCGCCCGGCTTTCGATCTGGAAGACGCCGACCGTGTCGGCGTCGCAGATCATGTCGTACACGTACGGATCCTCCGCGGGGATCGCGTACATCTCGATCGCGCGCGTGCCGGGCGCGCGGTAGCCGTTGATGATCGCCAGGCACTTGCTGATGCAGGTGAGCATGCCCAGCGCCAGGATGTCGACCTTCAGGATCTTCAGCGCGTCGATGTCGTCCTTGTCCCACTCGATCACGGTGCGGTCGGGCATGGTGGCGTTCTCGATCGGCACCATGTCGGCCAGCGTGCCGCGCGTCATCACCATGCCGCCCACGTGCTGCGACAGGTGCCGCGGGAACCCCAGCAGTTGGCCGCTGAGCGCGATCACGGTGGCGATCGTGCGGTCGTTGGGGTCGAGGCCGACCTCGCGCAACTTGTCGGGGGTGAGCGTGCCGCGGTCCCACCAGTCGAGGCGCTTGGCCATCTGGTCGACGGCGTCGGCGCCGAGGCCCATGGCCTTGCCAACGTCGCGCACCGCCGACCGCCCACGGTAGGTGATCACCTCCGCCGTCATCGCCGCCCGGTGTCGACCGTACTTTTCGTAGACGTACTGGATGACCTCCTCGCGCCGCTCGTGCTCCAGGTCGAGGTCGATGTCGGGGGGCTCGTCGCGGGCGGCGCTGACGAAGCGTTCGAACAGCACGTCGATCCGGCTGGGGTCGACCGCCGTCACCCCGATGCAGTAGCAGACCGCGCTGTTGGCCGCCGACCCGCGCCCCTGGCACAGGATGCCGCGGCTGCGCGCGTAGCGCACGAGGTCGTGGACGGTCAGGAAGTAGGCCTCGATCTTCAGCTGTTCGATCAGCACCAGCTCGTGCGCCACCTGCTGGCGCACCGAGCCGGGCACCCCATCCGGATACCGCTCGGCCGCCCCGGTCCAGGCCAGCTCGGCGAGGTAACCGATGGCTGTCCTGCCCGCGGGCACGACCTCGTCGGCGGGGTACTCGTAGCGCAGCTCGTCGAGCGAGAACGAGCACCGCTCAGCGACCTCCACCGACCGCCGCAACGCCAGTGGCAGGTCGCGGAACAGGTGGCGCATCTCCTCCGGCGACTTCAGGAACCGCTCGCCGTTGGGGAACAGGCGATAGCCCGCCTCCTCGATCGTGCAGCCGTGCCGCACGCAGGCCAGCATGTCCTGCAGCGGGCGGCGCGACTCGTCGTGATAGTGGACGCCGTTCGTCGCCAGCAACGGCACGTGACGCGCGCGGCCCAGCGACACCAGCTCGCGCAACCGCGGCTCGTCGCGTGAGCCGTACAGCTGCGAGACGACCAGCGACAGCCGGTCGTCGTCCCCGATTGCCTCGCACAGCTGATCGAGCGCATCGATGATCGCGTCGCGGTGCGCCGGTGGCGACTCGGGATCGATGCTGCCGGGGTCCAGCGCCATCGAGAGCCCGTCGGTGTGATTCAGCAGGTCCGCCAGGCGCAGATCGCACGTGCCCTTGGTCGCGCGGCGCTTGCCCAGCGTCAGCAGGCGACACAGGTTCGTGTACCCACCGCGATGCTCGGCGAACGCCAGCACGTCGGGCGCGTCGGTAAAGCGCAGCCGCACACCGACGCACAGCTTGAGCTTCGCCTGCTTGGCCGCCTCGTGCGCACGCACGATGCCGGCAAGGCTGTTGACGTCGGCAACGCCGATGCACGCGTACCCCAGCGCCGCGGCCTGGCCGATCAATTCGTCGGCGTGCGACGCGCCGCGCAGGAACGAGAAGTTCGTCACCACGTCCAGCTCCACGTACCCAGTCGGCGTCGCCGTTGCGTCGCGTGGCGATACGACTTGCCGTGGGCGAAGTTTTGCGTCGGGCTGTTCAGGCATGACGTGCGGTTCCCTCGTTCACTCGAACACCCCGTGCAGGAACCAGCGCCCGCTCTCGGCGACGCGGAACAGCCAGTAGCGGCCGCCAGCCTCGTCGATCGCGTCGAAGTAGTCGCGCGTCTTCCACCGCCCGCGCCACCACTGCCCGGCGATGCGCTCCGGCCCGCGCACGTGCGACAGGCGATGGACGTGACCGGCGTCGTCCGTGAACGCCACCGGCCACCCGTCGCGCCGGGTGGATGGCGTCACCGTTACCCGCACCTCGCGCGGGCTGGCGAACAGCCGCAACGGTCGCGCTGGCGCCGCGGGATGCGCCGGCCCCGCATCCGCCCTGGCCTTGGGGTTGGCAGCGATGTGACCGTGGCCCGCGAAGGCACGCTCGGGCGCGTGCGATGCCACCAGCGATACGCGCTCGACGTCCTGTGCCATCCGCGCGTCGAGCCGTTCGATCAACCGGTCCGATTCCCGCGCGACGCGCTCGTGCTCGCCACCGATCAGCGCCTCCTGCTCGCCGTGCAATCGCTCGGTGGTCGGCGCCGCCAGCCCGACGCTGAGGAAGCCGTCGTTCACCTTCACCGTCTCCAGCGTGCAGCGCAGCAGGTTCAGCAAATCGCCGCCGCTGCGCGACGGTCGCGTCAGCTCGATCGTCTTCTCGAGCGGCGGCAGGTAAGGCTGACCGATGCTCACCTGTAACCGCCGCGCGCCCAGCCCCTGCCGTGCCAGTTGCGCCGCGACGCGCCGCACCAGCTCGGCCAGCGCCATGTGCAGCGCCTCCAGGGATTCCACGACCCCTTCAAACTCCACGATCGCCCGCACCGGCGTGCGATGTTCAAGGTAGACCAGCGGCTCGGGCACCGCGCCCAGCGCCTGGTCGATGCGCTGCAGCAGCGCCGGCCCGAACCGCGCCCCGAGCGACGCCCGCGGCAACCGGCGAAGTGCGGTGACGCTGGCGATGCCGAGCGCGCGCAACGCGCTGGCCGTGCGCAAATCGAGTCGCAACGCTTCCGGCGGCAGTGGCGCCAGCGCGGCGTCGACCTCGCCAGCCTCCACGATTGCCAGCGCATGCGCCCCACCGAACGCCGCGATCGCCCAAGCCGCGCCGGGCGTCGGCGCGATCGCGACGCCGGCGCTGATCTGCAGGCGGCGCAGCGCCGCGGCGACGCGCGCGTGCACGTTGGCCACGCCACCGAACAGGCGTTCCAAGCCC encodes the following:
- the phnE gene encoding phosphonate ABC transporter, permease protein PhnE, translating into MTITSSPALAERDQTQHPMTIANHIRPHLEPPPARPANVAPMAVVLDNVQVVYAGGIAALRGVTLHVARGEHISVLGASGSGKTTLMGLLSRRVTATHGNVRVDGQVATIHQDLRLVKQRTALQNVLHGCMGRHNLLRTLVRFPAAERKRATELLRRVGLSHRLNSPVGRLSGGEQQRVAIARALMQDPAILVADEPVASLDNANARSIMRLLSDLQKEHGITLVTVLHDCTLAETFADRIIGIEAGRIVHDDVACDGQLEARDNVTSGLRGFRRFEACRACESFDSLSPLIADAKPTVVSRATPWLWAIAAVITLAAYAWAIAGLEMGGRAAQGWLENVTAFAGRMLPKSWAQFRQIDWWTLWSAMVATLQMTLVGTTLAVLISWPLAALAARNVGPGWLRPITRFGLNAIRSVPSILWALLFVAAVGLGAFAGVLALVAYSIGYLTKFYYEAFEAVDPGAPDALKEIGAGGLQRFLHAVWPAGRAAVLSSSLFMLEYNVRAASVLGIVGAGGIGYELKLHVDYGNFHVVGAILLMLVALVLVLDAISSRLRAKLMA
- a CDS encoding MFS transporter, which translates into the protein MSERTDGPLGDSPAIQAPKGALFSIFLIVLVDFLGFGLIIPLLPFYVPDYAENPMKVALIFSIYSVCQFVGAPILGSLSDRYGRRPVLIFSQIGSAAGYVLLGVASMPGWFDPQTRLMLVYLSRVIDGFTGGNVATAQAYISDVTTSENRAKGMGMLGAAFGIGFCLGPFLGGVLGAYNVSWPAYAAALLATLAAVTTFFKLPESHTNRSTTARSQHWLSPKRVLPVLKKPIVGQLLLIAFVSMAAFVIMEATVGLFLAKIWEIEDQKTAARLTGWFFGYVGLIIVIVQGGLIGRLTTRFGEWRLAIAGALFVAVGMGFYISAGWWPTILMIALAGATNAIGRSLQGPTLSSLISKYSDPREQGVVFGLYHGLSSMARVIGPLLAGLTYPYLHNTGQYWTAGFIVLIVAAWTVIVRAQAHAPAGDTINNQSVAQAAVAEIE
- a CDS encoding error-prone DNA polymerase; the encoded protein is MPEQPDAKLRPRQVVSPRDATATPTGYVELDVVTNFSFLRGASHADELIGQAAALGYACIGVADVNSLAGIVRAHEAAKQAKLKLCVGVRLRFTDAPDVLAFAEHRGGYTNLCRLLTLGKRRATKGTCDLRLADLLNHTDGLSMALDPGSIDPESPPAHRDAIIDALDQLCEAIGDDDRLSLVVSQLYGSRDEPRLRELVSLGRARHVPLLATNGVHYHDESRRPLQDMLACVRHGCTIEEAGYRLFPNGERFLKSPEEMRHLFRDLPLALRRSVEVAERCSFSLDELRYEYPADEVVPAGRTAIGYLAELAWTGAAERYPDGVPGSVRQQVAHELVLIEQLKIEAYFLTVHDLVRYARSRGILCQGRGSAANSAVCYCIGVTAVDPSRIDVLFERFVSAARDEPPDIDLDLEHERREEVIQYVYEKYGRHRAAMTAEVITYRGRSAVRDVGKAMGLGADAVDQMAKRLDWWDRGTLTPDKLREVGLDPNDRTIATVIALSGQLLGFPRHLSQHVGGMVMTRGTLADMVPIENATMPDRTVIEWDKDDIDALKILKVDILALGMLTCISKCLAIINGYRAPGTRAIEMYAIPAEDPYVYDMICDADTVGVFQIESRAQMSMLPRLRPRKFYDLVIEVAIVRPGPIQGDMVHPYLRRRNGDEQVTYPSKALEQVLGKTLGVPLFQEQAMRVAMVGAGFSAEEADRFRRAMAAWKRGGAMETFGRKIVDGMVANGYTPQYAEQCFNQLRGFGEYGFPESHSASFALLVYASCWLKRYHPAAFCAALLNSQPMGFYAPAQIVRDAREHGVTVRPVDVNHSDWDCTLEDVPVGYAADADHKRTWGQGGPVVRLGFRMVRGFRVAHAQQIVQARDVGGAFASVDAFHERTNLPVSAIERLSEADAFGSLSLGRRQALWASLALPEHRAPLPGVQPALAPGEQLSLFLPPMPLEQEVRTDYHTIGLSLKGHPVGLLRAELTRIKIITAAQLNQRRQGTWVKVAGLVLIRQRPGTAAGIVFETIEDETGIVNLIIKPDIFDRYRPAARHAQMVAADGYVQRQGQVIHVMVKRMHDLQQMIAPHQVRSRDFH
- a CDS encoding DNA polymerase Y family protein, coding for MRTLCVYLKRWPIDRLCRRRPELRRKPLALVDTIAQRHVIVHVSPDVPPIVRPGMMLTEARAHCADLIDLPVDPASDGRSLEALARWLVRFSPSVAIDPPATIFLDATGLERLFGGVANVHARVAAALRRLQISAGVAIAPTPGAAWAIAAFGGAHALAIVEAGEVDAALAPLPPEALRLDLRTASALRALGIASVTALRRLPRASLGARFGPALLQRIDQALGAVPEPLVYLEHRTPVRAIVEFEGVVESLEALHMALAELVRRVAAQLARQGLGARRLQVSIGQPYLPPLEKTIELTRPSRSGGDLLNLLRCTLETVKVNDGFLSVGLAAPTTERLHGEQEALIGGEHERVARESDRLIERLDARMAQDVERVSLVASHAPERAFAGHGHIAANPKARADAGPAHPAAPARPLRLFASPREVRVTVTPSTRRDGWPVAFTDDAGHVHRLSHVRGPERIAGQWWRGRWKTRDYFDAIDEAGGRYWLFRVAESGRWFLHGVFE